The proteins below are encoded in one region of Juglans microcarpa x Juglans regia isolate MS1-56 chromosome 4D, Jm3101_v1.0, whole genome shotgun sequence:
- the LOC121260302 gene encoding carotenoid 9,10(9',10')-cleavage dioxygenase 1-like, with translation MAFQVNCSIERRPTLSHNLDHFKTLFSSVFKPILREVQQVHMHIDVSRTMKNSSAKILDAFVDSVFEFSDQPLLPSQDNFSPVNELKEAVLITEIEGGIPDSFREGVYIRNGPNPLFGGLKLTKSVFGRSSHTWVEGEGMLHALYFNKDGDGRWNVVYNNRHVQTETFKLEKQRNKPSFLPAIEGDSPAILSAYLLNLLRFGMVNKYISNTNIFEHSGKYYSVAENDVPQEIDICTLKTLGNWDVNGAWKRPFTSHPKRAPGSGELVIIGVDAVKPFLEVGLISADGKKLIHKVDLGLNRSSLIHDIGVTQRYLVIMDFPLTIDIKRLIRGGPLIKYNKEEYARIGIMPRYGDSDSIKWFDVEPNTTFHILNSFEDGDEVVVWGCRALDSIIPGPDMGLNKFEWFFRRFKPINCKEEKNPSNSTEDGSLFTRCYEWRLDMQTGEVRERNLTATEFSMEFPIINGNFTGVKNKYGYTQVVDSIASSTSGMMKFGGLAKLHFEEPDQEELIKVQYHMFEENTFCSGAAFVPKGAGSSEEDDGWIITFVHNEDTNISKVYIIDTKKFSGEPVAKITLPCRVPYGFHGAFMPISSLQTR, from the exons ATGGCATTTCAAGTGAATTGCAGTATTGAGAGGAGGCCCACCCTCTCACACAACTTGGATCACTTCAAGACCttattttcttctgttttcaAG CCAATCCTAAGAGAAGTGCAACAAGTACACATGCACATAGATGTTTCCAGAACAATGAAGAATTCTTCTGCGAAAATACTGGACGCCTTTGTGGATTCGGTGTTTGAGTTTTCTGACCAGCCATTGCTCCCTTCTCAG GATAACTTTTCTCCCGTCAACGAGTTGAAAGAAGCCGTTCTGATTACTGAGATTGAAGGGGGAATTCCCGATAGTTTCCGTGAAGGTGTCTACATCAGAAATG GACCGAACCCCCTTTTTGGAGGACTGAAATTGACTAAGTCCGTGTTTGGAAGGTCAAGTCACACTTGGGTGGAAGGAGAAGGAATGCTTCATGctttgtattttaataaagatGGCGATGGGAGGTGGAATGTTGTGTACAATAACAGACATGTTCAAACCGAAACGTTCAAGCTAGAAAAGCAAAGAAACAAGCCTTCTTTTCTACCCGCCATTGAAGGCGATTCACCCGCCATTTTGTCTGCTTATCTGCTTAATTTG TTGAGATTTGGGATGGTAAACAAGTATATAAGCAACACCAACATTTTCGAGCATTCGGGGAAATACTACTCAGTTGCAGAGAACGATGTGCCTCAAGAGATTGACATTTGTACTCTGAAAACTTTAGGCAATTGGGATGTGAATGGAGCATGGAAACGGCCATTTACCAGCCACCCAAAG AGAGCTCCAGGTAGCGGAGAGCTGGTTATTATAGGGGTGGATGCTGTTAAACCTTTCCTCGAAGTGGGGTTGATTTCTG CTGATGGAAAGAAATTGATTCACAAAGTGGATCTCGGACTGAACAGGTCTAGCCTTATTCATGACATAGGGGTCACCCAGAG GTATCTTGTGATTATGGATTTTCCGCTGACAATAGACATAAAAAGACTTATTCGTGGAGGCCC ATTAATAAAGTACAATAAGGAAGAATATGCAAGGATTGGGATAATGCCTCGGTATGGCGATTCTGATTCAATCAAGTGGTTTGACGTTGAACCCAATACCACATTTCACATTCTCAACAGCTTCGAGGACGGTGATGAG GTTGTGGTGTGGGGGTGTAGAGCCCTTGATTCAATCATACCGGGGCCGGATATGGGTCTGAATAAATTTGAGTGGTTTTTCAGAAGATTTAAACCTATAAATtgtaaagaggaaaaaaatcctAGTAACTCAACAGAAGATGGATCCCTATTTACTCGTTGTTACGAATGGAGATTAGACATGCAAACTGGAGAAGTTAGGGAGAGAAATCTCACAGCAACAGAATTCTCTATGGAGTTTCCTATCATCAATGGAAACTTTACaggagttaaaaataaatacggATATACTCAAGTTGTTGATTCCATTGCGAGCTCTACCTCag GCATGATGAAATTTGGAGGTCTAGCCAAACTACACTTTGAGGAGCCAGATCAG GAGGAGCTGATAAAGGTGCAATATCATATGTTTGAGGAGAATACCTTTTGCTCTGGTGCTGCTTTTGTCCCCAAAGGAGCAGGTTCTTCTGAAGAAGATGATGGTTGGATCATCACTTTTGTACACAATGAAGATACTAACATATCTAAA GTTTATATAATTGATACAAAGAAGTTTTCCGGGGAACCTGTTGCCAAGATTACTTTACCTTGCAGAGTTCCATATGGATTTCATGGAGCTTTCATGCCAATCAGCTCATTGCAAACTCGATGA